Proteins from one Gimesia maris genomic window:
- a CDS encoding sialate O-acetylesterase, whose translation MTTVSAKEPAIDKLFLLAGQSNMVSQGTLAELPEQLQQPPTNVYFWSNGTWIPYHNKVAYVKPGKEFGPELAIAHELSRAFPDEKIGLIKHAKGGTAIRLWQPRMPLVRGLFQKLDDAQKAGGGEVAALFWMQGERDARFHEPAYAKKFQNLIQAVRQKSDQPELPVVFGRISRIIPEREYTDQIRQIQQQVADELANVVMIDTDALERKPEEITVNGKPTKFLAHYSSRGQIDLGMQLAQAYLKLASTGGAAPQSDALATRLLNAESNGQACCENAAQFEIAPVNLPYHPQGDNDHYGWPVATKSGDSLIVVHRAMPGHNVKLSGKADADTTYSVIVRSTDGGKTWSTPYDIRDCMQAADRNRGGMIPLSHRYKFGPKNLSPLGYKVHLNAIGTLRNGAVILVSNHGVFRSDDEGKTWRHLKTAFREDHHSGPIVYVGPRIIDDPKLGLLLFGHHTKYKNHRPGTIVRELALYQSKDGGESWNNISMPLPDWCHQAEPNFIFHQGEFYGLARNQTTRHLIQLRGKPGASFEAKETNMISKRSVDTSDLIFNPVTGNFEAVQSDRSSMSINLFSISPEKWETADWKLECRLLDRKGIFYATADGFHTGGSVVDTKTGVQHVFFYSGAPGGPAGVFRLTRPLKTTLLTTDCETEQKN comes from the coding sequence GTGACCACGGTCTCTGCGAAAGAACCGGCGATCGACAAATTATTCCTCCTGGCTGGCCAGTCGAACATGGTTTCACAGGGAACCCTGGCAGAACTCCCGGAACAATTACAGCAACCACCGACGAACGTCTATTTCTGGTCAAACGGAACATGGATTCCTTATCACAATAAAGTTGCTTACGTAAAGCCCGGTAAGGAATTCGGTCCCGAGCTGGCGATTGCCCATGAACTGTCGCGGGCATTTCCGGACGAGAAGATTGGTCTGATCAAACATGCCAAAGGAGGCACGGCCATTCGTCTCTGGCAGCCGCGCATGCCTCTGGTTAGAGGCTTGTTTCAGAAACTGGACGACGCGCAGAAAGCCGGCGGGGGAGAAGTCGCTGCTCTGTTCTGGATGCAGGGGGAACGGGATGCCCGCTTCCATGAACCGGCATATGCAAAGAAATTCCAGAACCTGATTCAGGCGGTTCGACAGAAGTCAGATCAGCCTGAGTTACCGGTTGTCTTCGGTCGTATCAGCAGAATTATTCCGGAACGGGAATATACAGACCAGATCCGCCAGATACAGCAGCAGGTTGCCGATGAACTGGCGAACGTCGTTATGATCGATACGGATGCACTGGAACGGAAACCGGAAGAAATCACCGTGAACGGCAAGCCGACAAAGTTTCTGGCGCATTACAGTTCTCGCGGACAGATCGATCTGGGAATGCAACTCGCGCAAGCCTATTTAAAACTGGCATCGACTGGGGGCGCTGCTCCCCAGTCCGATGCTCTGGCAACGCGGCTGTTGAATGCCGAATCAAATGGGCAAGCCTGTTGTGAGAATGCAGCCCAGTTCGAAATTGCCCCTGTCAATCTCCCTTATCATCCCCAGGGGGACAATGACCATTATGGCTGGCCCGTCGCTACCAAGTCGGGCGATTCCCTGATTGTCGTTCATCGCGCCATGCCGGGACATAATGTGAAACTTTCGGGCAAAGCCGATGCCGACACGACCTATTCCGTGATTGTGCGTTCAACAGATGGAGGCAAAACCTGGTCCACACCTTACGATATACGGGACTGCATGCAGGCAGCAGACCGTAATCGAGGCGGAATGATTCCCCTGTCTCATCGTTACAAATTCGGCCCCAAAAACTTAAGTCCGCTCGGATACAAAGTGCATCTGAATGCCATTGGAACGCTGCGGAACGGGGCAGTCATTCTGGTCAGTAATCATGGTGTCTTCCGTTCGGATGACGAAGGGAAAACCTGGCGCCATCTGAAAACCGCCTTTCGGGAAGACCATCATTCCGGCCCCATTGTTTATGTCGGCCCCCGGATTATCGATGATCCGAAACTGGGCCTGCTACTGTTCGGCCACCATACGAAGTATAAGAATCATCGCCCCGGCACGATCGTCAGGGAACTGGCCCTGTATCAGTCGAAAGACGGGGGAGAAAGCTGGAACAATATCAGCATGCCGCTGCCCGACTGGTGTCATCAGGCCGAGCCCAACTTTATTTTTCACCAGGGAGAGTTCTATGGTCTGGCCCGGAACCAGACGACGCGCCATTTGATTCAGCTGCGCGGCAAACCCGGCGCATCGTTTGAGGCCAAAGAGACCAACATGATCAGTAAACGCTCGGTAGATACTTCCGATCTGATATTCAATCCCGTGACCGGAAACTTTGAAGCGGTGCAGTCGGATCGCAGCAGCATGTCGATCAATCTCTTCAGTATCTCACCAGAGAAATGGGAGACGGCGGACTGGAAGCTGGAATGCCGATTGCTGGACCGCAAAGGAATATTTTATGCGACAGCCGACGGCTTTCATACCGGAGGTTCTGTCGTCGATACAAAAACCGGTGTGCAGCATGTCTTCTTCTATTCCGGTGCACCGGGGGGACCTGCAGGTGTGTTTCGACTGACGCGTCCCCTCAAGACCACTCTACTGACGACCGATTGTGAAACGGAACAAAAAAACTGA
- a CDS encoding AraC family transcriptional regulator, which translates to MDRLRVALLVETSRGYGRGILHGVWQYIQEHETWSILYRPCGFGQVAPSWISSWDGDGIIAFIDTAKTARLLKQSGVPTVDLLGELIPKPQVPFVAPDNQQVAELAVQYFLDRGYQSFAACGFRTGLRPMLDQRCLKFQQQIQETGAECALFTPRGGGKEGPSWEREQEQIARWLQGLPKPLALFTCNDTRGREVLNACQTHNISVPEEVAVLGVGNDDILCQLSDERLSSIDVDPQRVGYQAAAVLDSLMHQKPVPDLTFIPPRRVVSRHSTDSLAVTDPELATAIQYIRRYACRQIQVEDVVKQVNLERRVLERRFRKLLGRSPKAEIIRLQLVRARELLAETTLSNTEIAYRCGFNSAAYFMDLFRRKVGQTPGEFRQTSQSPEQIV; encoded by the coding sequence GTGGATCGTTTGCGAGTAGCGCTGCTTGTGGAAACGTCGAGAGGATATGGTCGTGGAATTCTGCACGGCGTCTGGCAATACATACAGGAACACGAAACCTGGTCGATTCTGTATCGCCCCTGCGGTTTTGGACAAGTAGCGCCTTCCTGGATCTCTTCCTGGGACGGTGACGGGATCATCGCTTTTATCGACACCGCCAAAACGGCACGGCTGTTAAAGCAATCCGGTGTACCAACGGTTGATCTACTCGGAGAACTGATTCCCAAGCCACAGGTTCCCTTTGTCGCGCCTGACAATCAGCAGGTCGCAGAACTGGCGGTTCAATATTTTCTGGACCGGGGTTATCAGTCGTTTGCCGCCTGTGGATTTCGAACCGGCCTGCGTCCCATGCTCGATCAACGCTGTCTTAAATTTCAGCAGCAGATTCAGGAAACCGGTGCCGAATGCGCGCTGTTTACACCACGGGGAGGCGGCAAAGAGGGGCCTTCCTGGGAACGCGAGCAGGAACAGATCGCCCGCTGGTTACAAGGTCTGCCCAAACCACTGGCGCTCTTTACCTGCAATGATACACGAGGGCGGGAAGTCTTGAACGCCTGTCAGACACACAATATTTCCGTTCCGGAAGAAGTCGCGGTACTGGGAGTTGGTAACGACGATATTCTCTGCCAGCTCAGTGACGAGCGTCTCAGCAGCATCGACGTGGATCCCCAACGGGTGGGATACCAGGCGGCTGCCGTCTTGGATTCCTTAATGCACCAGAAACCGGTTCCCGATCTGACCTTTATCCCTCCCCGCCGGGTCGTGTCGCGGCACTCGACGGATTCACTGGCTGTCACCGATCCGGAACTGGCAACCGCGATTCAGTATATTAGACGCTACGCCTGTCGGCAGATCCAGGTGGAGGACGTCGTGAAGCAGGTCAACCTGGAACGCCGCGTGCTGGAACGACGGTTTCGAAAACTGCTGGGCCGTTCTCCCAAAGCAGAGATCATCCGCCTGCAACTGGTGCGCGCCCGGGAGCTACTGGCAGAAACAACGCTCTCCAATACGGAAATCGCCTACCGTTGCGGGTTTAACAGTGCCGCCTATTTTATGGATCTGTTTCGCCGTAAAGTTGGTCAGACTCCGGGTGAATTTCGCCAGACCTCTCAAAGTCCGGAACAAATTGTTTAA
- a CDS encoding phytanoyl-CoA dioxygenase family protein, with the protein MDQFEVAARLKQDGYCVVENVIPPGKIDSIREEVVAAQLTHHEEAERELEKTRARGHRIGVIGVGLLKQVVNATQCFTPYLADPRVLGAAEEIFGDFVRISCTDCVVTHPGNDRGYWHADWPYNATNTTHVKAPYPDVMMHLASIWMLTPFTKENGATYILPGSHKFDNNPAAGGMSDIDQDANHPDELQATGPAGSVFLYDSRLWHAVAPNYSDESRAALIIRYAPWWLNLTPTIRGTPDHERMVLETGGKNYDAIPVRREAFEKLPDNIKELYRHWVSE; encoded by the coding sequence ATGGATCAATTTGAAGTTGCCGCTCGCCTCAAACAGGATGGGTACTGTGTTGTCGAAAATGTGATTCCTCCCGGTAAGATCGATTCCATCCGTGAAGAAGTTGTCGCCGCTCAACTGACGCATCACGAAGAAGCCGAACGCGAGCTGGAAAAAACGCGTGCCCGCGGGCACCGGATCGGCGTGATTGGCGTAGGGTTGTTAAAGCAGGTGGTCAATGCCACTCAATGCTTTACTCCTTACCTGGCCGATCCCCGTGTACTGGGAGCCGCGGAAGAGATTTTCGGCGACTTTGTCCGTATCTCCTGTACGGACTGTGTAGTGACGCATCCCGGCAATGATCGGGGTTACTGGCACGCCGACTGGCCTTACAATGCCACGAATACCACACACGTCAAGGCCCCCTATCCGGACGTGATGATGCACCTGGCTTCGATCTGGATGCTGACTCCGTTTACCAAAGAAAACGGCGCGACTTATATTCTTCCCGGCAGCCACAAATTTGATAACAACCCGGCTGCAGGCGGTATGAGCGACATTGACCAGGATGCGAATCACCCGGATGAACTGCAGGCCACGGGTCCTGCCGGCAGCGTCTTCCTCTACGACAGTCGGCTCTGGCATGCTGTCGCACCGAACTACAGTGATGAGTCGCGGGCCGCATTGATCATTCGCTATGCTCCCTGGTGGCTCAATCTGACGCCAACGATTCGCGGCACGCCCGATCATGAACGGATGGTGCTGGAAACGGGAGGTAAAAATTACGATGCGATCCCGGTTCGCAGAGAGGCTTTCGAAAAGCTTCCCGATAACATCAAGGAATTGTATCGGCATTGGGTGTCTGAATGA
- a CDS encoding sodium:solute symporter, giving the protein MTSTAGLTPGSTGGCFLLYVLRYFLLIYLCLMSFGGSARAAEPQTAALDWQELSVPETETAGKYAVLQNQLLFVSADNCIFTLTGLEATWQQADLAPDEEWSTLFQQLKQGASLQSTTAGVICSGGTSAEVRLIRASDERLQLSVLPRLPDSIQQSACAVLNDVLYLLGQFENSADSKGWSLDVSADTQQQRKWQEWQLPERQLQQPVLRVQNGSLYLLQKQASEVYLYKKQGDWQPVSSAPRSTFSQPALNLGPSHFLLPADSAQDHDLLYHTITDTWRIAPFSLMPTAAQTRDALQSACNWQEGVLLVYPETLFWGHSRRLSQGFQTADLIVLGLYSVMLIAMSVYFARRNQNCQEYFLAGQRIPWWAAGLSLLGSSLSAITFMAFPAMSFRTNWVYLLGNFMILVVAPLVIWFYLPFYRRLKVTTAYEYLEHRFGLPTRLVGSSAFLLFQLGRMGVVVYLPALALSTVSSWDVYTCILVIGCVATLYTTLGGIEAVIWTDVIQVLVLIGGALISLFVILSKIPGGMESAISASLSAGKLHAVNYSWDVASTGIGVVIVGNLFKFLIPYSSDQGVIQRYLTTSDERQAARGIWLNAAASIPVWTLFFALGTGLWVFYRASPERLDPLGRTDEIFAWFIVHELPAGVSGLVIAGLFAASMSSLDTSLNSMATAITADFYQSLRPQATDRSALRLARWLTVLLGIFGTLTAIYLARANTQSIWDQFLKIMGLFGGGLAGMFIAGIFTRRTTQTGVLLGFSLSAFVLYQVQLRGTVHFFLYGAIGILTCALSGWLFSLLLPQSRKQIEGLTIYTLKPPGSGEADLKQSESAD; this is encoded by the coding sequence ATGACTTCTACAGCAGGTTTGACTCCTGGTAGCACAGGAGGATGCTTTCTGCTGTATGTCTTACGGTATTTCCTCCTCATCTACCTGTGTCTGATGTCTTTCGGCGGGAGTGCCCGCGCTGCCGAGCCTCAAACCGCTGCGCTGGACTGGCAGGAGCTATCCGTTCCGGAAACTGAAACTGCCGGCAAGTATGCCGTCCTGCAAAATCAACTGCTGTTCGTCTCTGCAGACAATTGCATCTTCACACTCACCGGCCTGGAAGCAACCTGGCAGCAGGCCGACCTTGCCCCCGATGAAGAATGGTCGACGCTGTTTCAACAACTTAAACAGGGAGCCAGTCTGCAATCCACCACAGCCGGCGTTATCTGCAGCGGGGGGACGTCGGCAGAAGTGCGTCTGATCCGGGCCAGTGACGAACGACTGCAACTTTCCGTTCTGCCACGATTACCGGATTCGATTCAACAGTCCGCCTGTGCTGTTCTGAATGATGTGCTGTATCTATTGGGCCAGTTTGAGAACAGTGCCGACAGTAAAGGTTGGTCGCTTGATGTTTCAGCCGACACACAACAGCAACGCAAGTGGCAGGAATGGCAACTGCCTGAAAGACAGCTCCAGCAGCCTGTGCTGCGGGTTCAGAACGGGAGTTTATATCTGCTGCAGAAACAAGCTTCCGAAGTCTATCTCTACAAGAAACAGGGAGACTGGCAACCCGTCAGTTCGGCGCCGCGCAGTACTTTCAGTCAGCCCGCCCTTAACCTGGGGCCTTCTCATTTCCTGCTGCCGGCTGATTCCGCGCAGGACCACGATCTGCTCTATCACACGATCACCGACACCTGGCGCATCGCCCCTTTTAGCTTAATGCCAACCGCTGCCCAGACACGAGACGCACTTCAGTCCGCCTGCAACTGGCAGGAAGGGGTGCTGTTGGTCTATCCGGAAACACTGTTCTGGGGACATTCACGGCGTCTTTCTCAAGGCTTTCAGACAGCCGACCTGATTGTGCTCGGGTTGTACTCGGTCATGCTGATCGCGATGAGCGTTTATTTTGCCAGGCGGAACCAGAACTGCCAGGAATATTTTCTGGCAGGCCAGCGTATTCCCTGGTGGGCTGCCGGTTTGAGTCTGCTGGGCAGTTCGCTGAGTGCCATTACCTTCATGGCATTCCCAGCCATGTCCTTTCGCACCAACTGGGTCTACCTGCTGGGTAACTTCATGATACTGGTGGTCGCACCACTGGTGATCTGGTTTTATCTCCCCTTTTACCGTCGCCTGAAAGTGACGACAGCCTATGAGTACCTCGAACATCGTTTCGGACTACCGACGCGTCTGGTGGGCAGCAGTGCATTTCTGCTGTTTCAACTGGGACGCATGGGAGTCGTGGTCTATCTGCCGGCCCTGGCTTTGTCGACGGTCAGCAGTTGGGATGTCTATACCTGTATTCTGGTCATCGGCTGCGTGGCGACATTGTATACGACGCTGGGAGGTATCGAAGCGGTCATCTGGACTGATGTCATACAGGTTCTCGTGTTGATCGGAGGGGCCCTCATCAGCCTGTTTGTGATACTGTCGAAAATCCCGGGCGGGATGGAGTCGGCCATTTCAGCAAGTCTCTCAGCCGGCAAACTGCATGCGGTGAATTATTCCTGGGATGTGGCATCCACGGGAATCGGCGTTGTGATTGTCGGGAACCTGTTCAAGTTTCTGATTCCCTACAGCAGCGATCAGGGAGTGATTCAACGTTATCTGACCACCAGCGACGAACGTCAGGCAGCGCGGGGAATCTGGCTCAACGCCGCCGCATCGATTCCGGTCTGGACGCTGTTTTTTGCGCTGGGAACCGGCTTGTGGGTCTTCTACCGGGCCAGCCCGGAACGACTCGATCCGCTCGGTCGCACCGATGAAATCTTCGCCTGGTTCATTGTGCATGAGCTTCCCGCCGGTGTCTCGGGATTAGTGATCGCCGGCCTGTTTGCGGCTTCCATGTCGAGCCTGGATACCAGCCTCAACTCCATGGCCACAGCCATCACTGCCGACTTCTACCAGAGCTTACGCCCGCAAGCCACCGACCGCAGTGCCTTGCGGCTGGCGCGCTGGCTGACTGTGTTACTGGGGATCTTTGGAACGCTGACAGCGATCTACCTGGCGCGCGCGAACACGCAATCCATCTGGGACCAGTTTCTGAAAATCATGGGACTGTTCGGCGGAGGACTGGCGGGAATGTTTATCGCGGGAATTTTTACACGCCGCACGACACAGACGGGGGTCCTGCTTGGATTTTCGCTGAGTGCATTCGTACTATACCAGGTACAACTGCGGGGCACCGTTCATTTTTTTCTATACGGCGCCATTGGAATTCTGACCTGTGCTCTCAGCGGCTGGCTGTTCAGTCTGCTGCTGCCCCAAAGCAGGAAACAGATCGAAGGCCTGACAATTTACACATTAAAGCCGCCTGGTTCGGGGGAGGCTGACCTTAAGCAATCAGAGTCAGCTGATTAA
- a CDS encoding DUF1559 domain-containing protein — MRRRAFTLIELLVVIAIIAILIALLLPAVQQAREAARRSACKNNFKQVGLALHNYHDTHSVFPPGSLIADSTCGFSVQIRGWAWSVYILPYLDFANLYNQYTFTDNYYNTSVADWSLGATQIPVYLCPSDDQGFELVSCCSNRTNGDCTVGSAGDACDKQDFGITNMAGVSDSVQRRCSATANRMGVNKNGIFFALSNTKVRDVIDGTSNTFIVGEVLGGGPGSHDGFYWNYSNLVDTSDGINGFNTRLGTPPGNYRLDGALSSRHTGGCHMLMADGSVHFISENIDAGVLADLTTRAGGEVVGEF; from the coding sequence ATGCGCCGACGAGCTTTTACATTGATTGAGTTGCTGGTCGTGATTGCCATCATTGCCATCCTGATCGCGTTACTCCTGCCGGCTGTTCAACAGGCTAGGGAAGCAGCCCGCCGCTCTGCCTGCAAAAATAACTTTAAACAGGTAGGCCTGGCTTTACACAATTATCACGACACCCATTCCGTATTCCCACCCGGCTCACTGATTGCGGACAGTACTTGCGGGTTTTCCGTGCAGATCCGAGGCTGGGCCTGGAGCGTTTACATCCTGCCTTATCTGGACTTCGCCAACTTGTACAACCAGTACACGTTTACCGATAACTATTACAACACGAGCGTTGCCGACTGGTCTTTAGGCGCGACGCAGATCCCCGTCTATCTCTGTCCCAGTGATGATCAGGGGTTCGAACTGGTGTCCTGCTGCAGTAATCGGACTAATGGTGATTGCACAGTTGGTTCTGCCGGTGATGCCTGTGACAAGCAGGATTTTGGTATTACCAATATGGCGGGGGTGTCGGACAGTGTGCAGCGTCGCTGCTCTGCGACGGCCAATCGTATGGGAGTGAATAAAAATGGCATCTTCTTTGCGCTCTCGAATACAAAAGTCCGGGACGTCATCGACGGTACAAGTAACACCTTTATCGTAGGAGAAGTACTCGGCGGAGGCCCTGGTTCTCATGACGGATTTTACTGGAACTACAGTAACCTGGTTGATACGTCCGATGGCATCAACGGTTTTAATACGCGTCTGGGAACACCGCCGGGAAACTATCGGTTGGATGGGGCGCTGTCCAGTCGACATACCGGTGGTTGCCATATGCTGATGGCCGATGGCAGTGTGCACTTCATTTCCGAGAACATCGATGCGGGAGTTCTGGCAGACCTGACCACGCGTGCCGGTGGAGAAGTTGTTGGCGAATTCTAA
- a CDS encoding ankyrin repeat domain-containing protein, which translates to MQVHTKRVRKRISICCLLLGALFECGCHSETVNAKIQNPFGTEHNQLLKKKTGPVGEEQGQIHFNTFFLPFMVKLGADWEQSQSEPIITNRAGEIFPPDRIPETDWHDVARAAVFVGVSDWPAKPLPKSHQSGSMISIELNPSYPGDLSQIQPSLMTYRKEWLSGALGDLKLRDDTPDVKLMGVRWSTFELDGSQTEKKRSFRFYLARISGCIIEIGVGYPSVTSSAEVDQRLTSTVSLGPPSEVGQLQKLDRYARLGVLNLLSTEARDQSLGVSMLGILRKHTLRELENVSYTLRRRYCELKASLDQHNRLPPERVPTGERTDAFGNRYIVYSLYSRVAVNVEQEYRLVRNGLSLISAMRREIEKAPEPNPQAIELLLSTPETPYEKAYALYRAIKYGDTQEALKLIESGADLAVLDNEVEGWTVLHAATYWAHPEIVTALLKKGCDPNAVISGTSYRPLDVLVSNTPDKPLDSELHFFMNSSVKDPRTIKCIKLIWDAGGRGAVFQRVLQSNADLGDQEAINLQRMLK; encoded by the coding sequence ATGCAAGTACATACCAAAAGGGTGCGAAAACGAATTAGTATCTGTTGTCTGCTGCTGGGGGCATTGTTTGAATGTGGCTGTCATTCCGAAACGGTCAATGCCAAAATCCAGAATCCATTCGGCACAGAACATAATCAGCTGTTAAAGAAGAAGACCGGACCTGTTGGAGAAGAGCAGGGGCAGATCCACTTTAATACCTTCTTTCTTCCCTTCATGGTCAAGTTGGGAGCGGACTGGGAACAGAGCCAGTCAGAACCGATTATCACAAATCGGGCTGGAGAAATATTTCCACCAGATAGAATTCCTGAAACAGACTGGCATGATGTGGCCCGAGCCGCCGTTTTTGTTGGCGTCTCTGACTGGCCCGCAAAACCACTACCGAAATCACACCAGTCTGGTTCCATGATTTCAATTGAGCTGAATCCCAGCTATCCCGGCGATTTGAGCCAGATTCAGCCGTCTCTGATGACCTACCGAAAAGAATGGCTGAGCGGTGCATTGGGAGATTTAAAACTGCGAGACGACACGCCCGATGTCAAGCTGATGGGAGTCAGATGGTCCACGTTTGAACTGGATGGGAGTCAGACTGAAAAGAAACGATCGTTTCGGTTTTATCTGGCACGCATTTCCGGCTGTATTATTGAGATCGGCGTTGGTTATCCGTCAGTAACTTCGTCTGCTGAAGTCGACCAGCGACTTACGAGTACTGTTTCACTCGGCCCCCCTTCAGAAGTCGGGCAACTGCAAAAACTCGATCGTTATGCGCGGCTGGGGGTGCTGAATCTGCTCTCAACCGAAGCAAGAGATCAAAGCCTGGGAGTTTCGATGCTGGGGATTCTGCGTAAACACACATTACGTGAACTGGAGAACGTGTCTTACACTCTGCGAAGACGTTATTGTGAGTTAAAAGCGAGCCTGGATCAGCATAACAGATTGCCCCCGGAACGCGTTCCAACAGGTGAACGGACAGACGCCTTTGGGAATCGCTATATCGTCTATTCGCTATACTCTCGGGTCGCCGTGAATGTGGAGCAGGAGTATCGTCTGGTCCGAAACGGTTTGAGCCTGATCTCGGCGATGCGTCGAGAAATTGAAAAGGCACCTGAACCGAACCCACAAGCCATTGAGTTGCTTTTGTCCACTCCCGAAACGCCATATGAGAAAGCTTATGCCCTGTATCGCGCCATTAAATATGGAGACACTCAGGAGGCACTGAAACTGATTGAAAGTGGAGCCGACCTGGCGGTGCTTGATAACGAAGTTGAAGGCTGGACGGTTCTGCATGCTGCCACTTACTGGGCTCACCCGGAGATTGTAACAGCATTACTCAAAAAGGGCTGTGATCCGAATGCTGTCATTTCCGGAACCAGTTATCGACCATTGGATGTTCTGGTTTCGAATACGCCCGATAAACCCCTCGACAGTGAACTGCATTTCTTCATGAATTCAAGCGTCAAGGATCCACGGACCATCAAATGCATCAAACTGATCTGGGATGCGGGAGGGCGAGGTGCCGTGTTTCAGCGAGTCCTGCAGTCGAATGCAGATCTGGGTGACCAGGAAGCAATCAATCTGCAGCGGATGCTGAAATAG
- a CDS encoding tetratricopeptide repeat protein — MPTLRSILLIHGLLLLCCSSPSIAQDRIRELADEQYRAGNYTQAIRIYDQAVIVNPQNSLNFHDRGVVYAAMKNYERAITDMLIAESLNPRNPHHFFEKGRFHYETKAYELALAELNHAIVLDDEYAHAYLYRGKTLVEMGREHQGLADLKTAVRLKPAYDKAYQWAVTKIKNHWVRLESVQFRIDELGKTDSYHTRAHVYANLKQYEKALADFDRETERASGPTKESQINNCKENLIEDIAIEKAVEKKQGPPPDPVGRKVIVLASADLKEGTKVKGQVHTGQIYTVSHESGDWFYLAERPGWVHQRYVMLFDEAADYAGLKHFERRIQAAPADLVALYSLGSLKACLGKHKEAIVYFLDGLSAIKKQQRLLKRLYGDQTLVLFQSDFIMNVGNCYLACGGEKRAIHYLNQAIEISPLNYEACYNRALAYIRLGQRQEAVNDLNKALELSPGHLLAQNLLRKIIVD; from the coding sequence ATGCCCACATTGCGATCCATTCTGTTAATTCATGGACTGCTTTTATTGTGTTGTTCGAGCCCCAGTATCGCACAGGACCGGATTCGCGAACTGGCTGACGAGCAATACCGGGCGGGGAACTACACGCAGGCGATTCGGATCTATGACCAGGCTGTCATTGTCAATCCGCAGAACTCGCTGAACTTTCATGATCGGGGAGTGGTCTATGCCGCGATGAAGAATTATGAGCGGGCGATTACCGATATGCTGATCGCGGAAAGTCTGAATCCGCGTAATCCACATCATTTTTTTGAGAAGGGACGGTTTCACTACGAAACGAAAGCGTATGAACTGGCTCTCGCGGAATTGAATCATGCGATTGTTCTCGATGATGAATATGCCCACGCTTATCTGTATCGAGGGAAGACGCTGGTTGAGATGGGACGGGAGCACCAGGGGCTTGCCGATTTAAAAACGGCAGTGAGGCTCAAGCCAGCCTATGACAAAGCGTATCAATGGGCCGTTACAAAGATTAAAAATCACTGGGTTCGGCTGGAATCGGTTCAGTTCAGAATTGATGAGCTGGGCAAAACGGATAGCTACCATACTCGGGCTCATGTTTACGCGAATCTGAAACAGTACGAGAAAGCCCTGGCCGACTTTGACCGGGAAACAGAGCGTGCCTCCGGTCCAACGAAAGAATCACAGATTAATAACTGTAAAGAAAATCTGATTGAGGATATCGCAATTGAAAAAGCAGTTGAGAAAAAACAGGGGCCGCCCCCAGACCCTGTAGGGAGGAAAGTGATCGTCCTTGCATCTGCTGACCTGAAAGAGGGGACCAAAGTCAAAGGTCAGGTTCACACCGGTCAAATTTACACTGTATCGCATGAATCGGGTGACTGGTTTTACCTGGCTGAGAGACCGGGATGGGTTCATCAACGGTATGTCATGCTGTTTGATGAGGCGGCTGACTATGCCGGACTGAAACATTTTGAGCGCCGTATTCAAGCGGCGCCTGCTGATCTCGTGGCGCTGTATTCCCTGGGCAGCCTCAAGGCCTGTCTCGGAAAGCATAAAGAAGCGATCGTCTATTTTCTCGACGGATTATCTGCCATCAAAAAACAGCAGCGTCTGCTGAAGCGGCTCTATGGAGATCAGACACTGGTGCTGTTTCAGTCTGATTTTATCATGAATGTGGGCAATTGCTATCTGGCCTGTGGCGGGGAAAAACGGGCCATCCATTATCTGAATCAGGCGATTGAAATCAGTCCGCTGAACTACGAAGCCTGTTACAACCGGGCTCTGGCTTACATCCGCCTGGGACAGCGACAAGAGGCGGTTAATGATCTCAACAAAGCCTTGGAACTCAGCCCCGGTCATCTGTTGGCGCAAAATCTGTTACGCAAAATTATCGTCGACTGA